GGAAAACGTCATCCTAAGCGGGTTCAGCACCTCTGTGACCACCAACGCGAACGGACAGTATTCAGCAACGGAGAACCAAGGTTGGTCGGGGAGCATCTCGACTTCATTGCAGGGCTACACTTTTTCGCCTTCGGCCAGACAGGTGAGCAACCTTCAAGCGGATAGCAGCGGCAACGATTTTACGGGTACGGCCGTAACAAATCGGTTTACTGTTTCGGGAACGGTGACCGATAACGATGGAGCCCCATTGGAAAACGTCATCCTAATCGGGTTCAGCACCTCTGTGACCACCAACGCGAACGGACAATATTCAGCAACGGAGAGCCAGGGTTGGTCGGGGAGCATTTCGGCTTCATTGCAGGGCTACACTTTTTCGCCTTCGGCCAGACAGGTAAGCAACATTCAAGTGGATAGCACCGGCAACAATTTTATAGGTACTGTAGCAGCCAAACAATATACCATTTCTGGAACAGTACGAGACAAAAAAGGGAATCCTTTGGAAAACGTAATTCTGAGCGGGTTCAGCAGTCCTGTTACTACCAATGCCAATGGGGAATATTCAGTTACTGAAAACGAGAATTGGTCGGGTTCAATTGTTCCGTCGTTTGAAGATTTGGTTTTTACACCACAACTTTTGACCATAACTAATCTTAACGAAGATGTCTCTCAAAATTTTAAAGGAGAAGAGTCTTTGAATATGTTTATTTTTCCAAATCCTTCATATGATGGTAATTTTACTGTTATACTACCAAAAGTGGATGGTATAAAACAGCTACAGATTTTTACGCCTTCAGGCCAATTGGTACATAGTACAGTTCTTGAGGATAATGTTGAAGCACATACTTTGGAAAATGTTTTACCAAGTGGCATGTATATCCTTAAGCTTACTGTAAAAGATGGTATTTATGAACAAAAGATTTTGATCAACTGACAATTTTGAATTTTTCTTGCTTAGAAAAGCGATGTTCTTTAAGTATTAAAACGAATAATCTAACCTCTAATCTGTTTTATTGAGCTACACGATCAGCAATAGATAATTTAGTAAGTTGGTTCATTCTAGATAGCGATGGAGCTAAGTCATAATTGCGGCTTAAATCCTTATTACCTAATTAGGCAATTGTTCAGTCCAATCTATTTAAGGGATATGTACTAGGCTAATTATAATTACAAAAGCGAATTTCTACCTACGCATACTGGTATGGGCACTATTATGTATGGTTATGAGAGTTGTATTGTTTTGTTTGATGCTAGTATCCGTTTTCAGCTTCGAAAACGTATGGTCACAGAACGACTTTAACATTCCACCATCAATCAAGAAAATGAATTATGCCGATAGGGAAATTACATTTTCGAATGTAACCATGAATGGTAAGAAAATTACATTCTTGGAGGTGGAAAAAGGGGATGTAGTAACCATTACCACCAGAATCGAATCTAAACGAAAGGGAGATTATTGCCCAGATTGTATTGTTCAGATATATTGGGGACTTAGGGGTACATTTCATTATGTACCAAGAGCTTTTATGGATATGAATCCCTGAAGAAAAAATCCAAGCTTATTTTTAATGCGCCCCTTCAAGATGGTATGTACTATATTACCTATGGTGGGTCATTGGAATATTCCTGTGAAAATAGTTTACAAAGACCTGGGTGTTCTGCAGATTACGCTTTTGCTGTTTTAAAAGTTGGCAATCCCGACTTAGAGAAAAGAATCACACTAAAAAGAGTAACAAAGGATACTGGTACATTCTTAAAGACAACATTGATCAAGCCTGGTGGGTTTGGAGACTTAAATGAAATTACCTGGTTTTTAAATGAAGAGAAATTGAATTTTGACAATAAAACCGAAATACCCATTACCGGTTCTGGGAAATACAAAGTCGTATGGTCGAATTGCTTTACCAGTGTCGCTGACTCTTTGGATTACTCCACGAACATTGAAAAAAATATAGATACTAGAAAAGAGAAGGAGCTAGTACTAATTGGCGATGGAGATATGGCTTTAATGATTGAAAATAAGGATGGCTTTGTTCTAAAAAATCTGATTTTTGATTTGAACGAGGCTATTATTAAGCCAGAAGCTAAAAAGGAGTTGAACAAGCTTGCCCAAATTATGATAACAAAACCTTCAATGAAAATTCTGCTTGAAGGGCATACCGCTATCGGGAATGCCAAAGAAAATCAGATACTCTCCGAAGAAAGGGTAAAATCTACCAAAAACTATCTCGTGAAACAAGGTGTATCCAAAGACAATATTCAAATAAAAGGTTGGGGACAGA
The nucleotide sequence above comes from Flagellimonas sp. HMM57. Encoded proteins:
- a CDS encoding OmpA family protein, with amino-acid sequence MYYITYGGSLEYSCENSLQRPGCSADYAFAVLKVGNPDLEKRITLKRVTKDTGTFLKTTLIKPGGFGDLNEITWFLNEEKLNFDNKTEIPITGSGKYKVVWSNCFTSVADSLDYSTNIEKNIDTRKEKELVLIGDGDMALMIENKDGFVLKNLIFDLNEAIIKPEAKKELNKLAQIMITKPSMKILLEGHTAIGNAKENQILSEERVKSTKNYLVKQGVSKDNIQIKGWGQTKPLIRTRDVEKGKINRRVEIRILSR